Sequence from the Natronomonas marina genome:
CCAGCAAGAGGCCGACCACCTCGAGGATCCTGAACATGTTCTGTTCGTCTTTGAGTGAAACGAGGACGCTGCTTAAGTCTTCGACGGCCCCCGGGACGAGCACCGCGTCGCAGTCGTGCTCGTTGGTCACTCGGTCGATCGAGGTGACGTGGTCCCGCGTGAAGACCAGCACCGACTCGACGTCGGCGCCCTGCTCCACGAATCGACGGACGATGGGTTCCATCGCGGCCTTCGCCTCGTCCTCGTAAACCGCCTGGAGCTGCTGGGGAGCGGCCTGATCGGGAACCGGGTAGTAACCGAGCACAACGATGTAGAGGGGTTCCAGAAGGTCCACGAGTGCCTGGGAAGGTTCCTCCGGGGCCGGCGCGTCGACGGGTATCAGCGGTTTCGAGGCGGAGCCTCCGGCCTCAAGAAGCGAGGACTTCCGACGCCAGTCGGAAGGACGACGCGAGTAGGCCGGGGAGGAAGCCGACACGCTGGGAAGCAGGTGCCGTTGTTGCTGCTGTTCGACTCGCCACCCGATACACTTTTTCGGGGGGCAACCATACCAGTGCCTAGTGATACCGCTGCGCACACGTCGCCGGTATCACGGGCCGCAGTAGCCCGGCCCCCGAATGGTGGGGATGTTGACCCCGACGGTCGTTCGGTACGGGTGAGGAACGACCTTCCTCCCCGGCGACAACTGACGGCGAGTCCCACATCAAAGCCCCTCCCTCAACGAGCGAGGTCGCAAGACCGAGCGAAGTAGGGCGGGGTCGGTTACCAGGGTGGGGTCGTTTAACATTGTCGATTGGTGATGTCCAGCGGGTGCGGTCGGCGCGTGCGCGGCCAGCCAGACACGGCTGTTCGCCGTTTCCCGACGCAGGGCGTCCGGCCGTCAGCCATCCTCTGGCACCTCCTCGGCGCGTTTCGCCGGGGCGTCGAAGGTCGGGGCACCAGGCAACCCGGAGTTGGCAATCGGTGCCGTCGCCAGTGACGGCAGCGTCTGGCGCAACGAAGAGGCCTTCCGCGGGAGGGGCGCCAACGAGGAGTACTTCGAACAGGAGCGCGAGCGGGAAGCCGAGAACGCGCGACAGAAGGCCGACCGCTACCGAGGCGAGGCGGCCGCCCCCGACCTGACGGCAAAGACCGTTGCGGTCGTCGACGACGGCGTGGCCACGGGCTCGACCGTCAGAGCGTGCCTCCAGATGCTCCGGAAAACCGACGCAGAGCGCATCGTGCTGGCGGTTCCGGTCGGCCCGCCCGACACCGTTCACGAGTTACAGGAGCTGGCGGACGAGGTGGTCTGTCTCGAGACGCCGAGCAGCTTCATCGGAGTCGGTCAGTTCTACGAGCGCTTCGACCAGGTCTCCGATGAAGAGGCGATGGCGTATCTCGAACCATCGTCCTGACTCTCGGACTCCTCGCCCTCCGGTCGGGAAGCACGCTGGACGTGCTCAGTGTATTTTCATCTCGGTCACCGTCCCCCGAACGAGCCCCGGCTCCTGACGGACGTGCCGTCCCCTCGTCCAGATCCGCCGTCCTCTCCTCGTGGTCGTCGATTGTAGGAAGCGACACGGCCGCACCTTCACTTACATATGCTGTTTGTTCGAAAGCGAGGTATGTATCGCGAGCCAATCTCAATAAGCCATCATTTCCGGTAGAATGAGTGGGTTGTTTCGCCGGTATCTGGCCGTGCTCTTTCGGTTCCTGCCCTTTGCGTTGGCGTTCCTCCGTGACCGGCGGCGGTTCGTCCTGTTCGGCTCACGAAGACGAGTTGCAGAGGCGACACACCGACGGAGAGCCGAACGGATGCGTGACACGATGCTCGAACTGGGACCGGCATTCATCAAAGTCGGGCAGGTCCTCTCGACACGCCCCGATATCGTCCCCCCGATCTATGCCGACGTTTTCCGAAGCCTCCAGGATGAAGTCCCGGAAGACGCTGGGGGAGACCCGAAGCGGGTCGTCGCCGAAGAACTCGGCGACGAACTCGATCGGTCGACACTCGAACCGATCGCCGGTGGATCACTCGCGTACGTATACACTGCCGACTATCGGGGTGAGCGAATCGCACTGAAGGTGCGACGTCCCGGACTGAAACCCGTGATCGAGCGTGACCTTCGGGTCGTCAGCGGACTGATTCCGCTGGTGAGCCTCTTTGCGAGCGAACGCCAGCAGTATTCGATCGAAAACGCCGCCGACGACTTCGAGGATATAATCTTGAACGAGTTGGATTTCGACCGGGAAGGGGCGATCATGGCTGACATCAGGGAGAACTTCGTCGACGACGACCGGGTCGTCGTCCCCGACGTCTATGAACACCTGTCCTCGGAGCGCGTGCTGGCGATGGAGTACCTGACCGGACGGAAGATAACAGACGACGACGCTTTCGACGATGTCGACGTGACGCCACACGAGATGGCAACGCGGATCATCGAGGTGTATCTGGAGATGGGTCTCGTCGACGGGGTGTTCCACGCTGACCCCCATCCTGGTAACCTTGCCGTCACGGACGACGGCTGTCTGCTACTCTTCGACTTCGGTATGAGCGAACGCATTCCGGACACCGTTCAGGAGGATATCATCGGGCTCTACCGGGCGCTCGTCCGTCGCGACGTGGACGCGTTGACAGACGCGCTCATCGCACTCGATGTCCTCGAACCACACGTCAATCGCGTCGAGGTCGGTCGGGTTCTCGAACTCGTCATCGAGAATCTCGAAGGCCGATCGGAGATCACCTGGCGGATGATCATCACGGAGTTGACGACGATGCTCCGTGACTTTCCGTTTCGTATCCCGCCGGACGTGATGCTACTAATCCGGGTCGGGACCGTCGGTGAAGGCGTCTGCCGGCAGCTCGACCCCGAGTTCGACTTTCTCAGGGTCGT
This genomic interval carries:
- a CDS encoding ABC1 kinase family protein, encoding MSGLFRRYLAVLFRFLPFALAFLRDRRRFVLFGSRRRVAEATHRRRAERMRDTMLELGPAFIKVGQVLSTRPDIVPPIYADVFRSLQDEVPEDAGGDPKRVVAEELGDELDRSTLEPIAGGSLAYVYTADYRGERIALKVRRPGLKPVIERDLRVVSGLIPLVSLFASERQQYSIENAADDFEDIILNELDFDREGAIMADIRENFVDDDRVVVPDVYEHLSSERVLAMEYLTGRKITDDDAFDDVDVTPHEMATRIIEVYLEMGLVDGVFHADPHPGNLAVTDDGCLLLFDFGMSERIPDTVQEDIIGLYRALVRRDVDALTDALIALDVLEPHVNRVEVGRVLELVIENLEGRSEITWRMIITELTTMLRDFPFRIPPDVMLLIRVGTVGEGVCRQLDPEFDFLRVVRSFLVEQGLIESELDAIVEETWTDIRRSLPALARVPSRFDRTLSRLERGEVVVRTEPVDGPRSGDHELGYAVLAGALVVAAAILTFHDRAYELPVLAVAAGFLLVYLVRRRMS